One window from the genome of Micromonospora aurantiaca ATCC 27029 encodes:
- the thrC gene encoding threonine synthase, with the protein MWRGLIEAYRDRLPVTGATPVVTLHEGNTPLLPAPVLSARVGADVWLKVEGANPTGSFKDRGMTVAVSKAVEAGDKAIICASTGNTSASAAAYAARAGITCAVLVPQGKIALGKLAQALVHGAKLLQVQGNFDDCLGLAGKLAQDYPVALVNSVNIDRLHGQKTAAFEIVEALGDAPDIHCLPVGNAGNITAYWMGYSEDLRDGNATKAPRMYGFQAAGAAPIVTGQVVPEPSTIATAIRIGNPASWTKAIDARDASDGLISAVTDREILSAYRLLAREVGAFVELGSAASVAGLLQQAEAGRVPAGSRVVCTVTGHGLKDPEWAISTAPAPVTIANDALAAARSLDLV; encoded by the coding sequence ATGTGGCGGGGACTGATCGAGGCGTACCGGGATCGGCTGCCGGTCACCGGGGCGACTCCCGTCGTCACCCTGCACGAGGGCAACACGCCGCTGCTGCCGGCACCGGTGCTCTCCGCCCGGGTCGGCGCGGACGTGTGGCTCAAGGTCGAGGGCGCCAACCCGACCGGCTCGTTCAAGGACCGCGGCATGACTGTCGCGGTCTCCAAGGCCGTCGAGGCCGGTGACAAGGCGATCATCTGCGCCTCCACCGGCAACACCAGCGCCTCCGCCGCCGCGTACGCGGCCCGCGCCGGGATCACCTGCGCGGTTCTGGTGCCGCAGGGCAAGATCGCGCTGGGCAAGCTGGCCCAGGCGCTCGTGCACGGCGCGAAGCTGCTCCAGGTGCAGGGCAACTTCGACGACTGCCTCGGGCTCGCCGGCAAGCTCGCCCAGGACTACCCGGTCGCGCTGGTCAACTCCGTCAACATCGACCGGCTGCACGGCCAGAAGACAGCCGCCTTCGAGATCGTCGAGGCGCTCGGCGACGCGCCCGACATCCACTGCCTGCCGGTCGGCAACGCCGGCAACATCACCGCGTACTGGATGGGCTACTCCGAGGACCTGCGCGACGGCAACGCCACGAAGGCCCCCCGGATGTACGGCTTCCAGGCGGCCGGCGCCGCTCCCATCGTCACCGGTCAGGTGGTGCCGGAGCCGTCGACGATCGCCACCGCCATCCGGATCGGCAACCCGGCGAGCTGGACGAAGGCCATCGACGCGCGGGACGCCTCCGACGGTCTGATCTCGGCGGTCACCGACCGGGAGATCCTGTCGGCGTACCGGCTGCTGGCCCGCGAGGTGGGCGCCTTCGTCGAGCTGGGCAGCGCGGCCAGCGTCGCCGGTCTGCTCCAGCAGGCCGAGGCCGGGCGGGTGCCGGCCGGGTCGCGGGTGGTCTGCACGGTCACCGGGCACGGCCTGAAGGACCCGGAGTGGGCCATCTCCACCGCGCCGGCGCCGGTGACCATCGCCAACGACGCGCTGGCCGCCGCCCGCTCGCTAGACCTGGTCTGA
- a CDS encoding homoserine dehydrogenase has product MTSPVRLALLGCGTVGSDVVRLLHEQSEDLAARIGAPLEIAGIAVRRIGRDRGDLPVDPALFTTDALGLIKRDDVDVVVEVVGGIEPARGWLVEALRAGKSVVTANKALLAEDGAALHDAAAEGGADLYYEASVAGAIPLLRPLRESLHGDRITRVTGIVNGTTNFILSAMDATGAGFAEALEEATELGYAEADPTADVEGFDAAAKAAILASLAFHTRVTAADVHREGITEVTAADVASAKAMGCTIKLLCIAARGVDAEGRETVNVRVHPAMIPLTHPLASVGDAFNAVFVEADAAGQLMFYGRGAGGAPTASAVLGDVVAVARNRLAGVHAASESAYADLPVRPMGEALTRYHISLDVADRPGVLAGVAGVFARHEVSIATVRQGPAGGDAELVIVTHVAPDAALAATVGELRGLDIVRSVTSVLRVEGGA; this is encoded by the coding sequence ATGACCTCACCGGTTCGCTTGGCGCTGCTCGGCTGCGGCACTGTCGGCAGCGACGTGGTCCGGCTGCTGCACGAGCAGTCGGAAGACCTCGCCGCCCGGATCGGCGCCCCACTGGAGATCGCCGGGATCGCCGTACGCCGGATCGGCCGTGACCGCGGCGACCTGCCGGTCGACCCGGCGCTGTTCACCACCGACGCGCTCGGGCTGATCAAGCGCGACGACGTGGACGTGGTGGTCGAGGTGGTCGGCGGCATCGAGCCGGCCCGCGGCTGGCTGGTCGAGGCGCTGCGCGCCGGCAAGAGCGTGGTCACCGCCAACAAGGCGCTGCTCGCCGAGGACGGCGCGGCCCTGCACGACGCCGCCGCCGAGGGTGGCGCCGACCTCTACTACGAGGCGAGCGTCGCCGGGGCCATCCCGCTGCTGCGCCCGCTGCGCGAGTCGCTGCACGGCGACCGGATCACCCGGGTCACCGGCATCGTGAACGGCACCACGAACTTCATCCTCTCCGCCATGGACGCCACCGGCGCCGGGTTCGCCGAGGCGCTGGAGGAGGCCACCGAGCTGGGGTACGCCGAGGCCGACCCGACGGCCGACGTGGAGGGCTTCGACGCCGCCGCCAAGGCCGCCATCCTCGCCTCGCTGGCGTTCCACACCCGGGTGACCGCCGCCGACGTGCACCGCGAGGGCATCACCGAGGTGACCGCCGCCGACGTGGCCAGCGCCAAGGCCATGGGCTGCACGATCAAACTGCTCTGCATCGCGGCCCGGGGCGTCGACGCGGAGGGCCGGGAGACCGTCAACGTCCGGGTGCACCCGGCGATGATCCCGCTGACGCATCCGCTTGCGAGCGTCGGCGACGCGTTCAACGCGGTCTTCGTCGAGGCCGACGCCGCCGGGCAGCTCATGTTCTACGGCCGGGGCGCCGGTGGCGCGCCCACCGCCAGTGCGGTGCTCGGCGACGTGGTGGCGGTGGCCCGCAACCGCCTCGCCGGGGTGCACGCGGCGAGCGAGTCGGCGTACGCGGACCTGCCGGTGCGCCCGATGGGCGAGGCGCTCACCCGCTACCACATCAGCCTCGACGTGGCCGACCGGCCGGGCGTGCTGGCCGGGGTGGCAGGCGTCTTCGCCCGGCACGAGGTGTCCATCGCCACCGTCCGGCAGGGTCCGGCAGGCGGGGACGCCGAACTGGTCATCGTCACCCACGTCGCGCCGGATGCCGCGCTCGCGGCCACCGTCGGTGAGCTGCGCGGACTCGACATCGTCCGTTCGGTGACGAGTGTGCTGCGGGTGGAGGGTGGCGCGTAA